A part of Larkinella insperata genomic DNA contains:
- a CDS encoding inorganic phosphate transporter has translation MFGLETDIFILLALCLFAACAFEFVNGFHDTANAVATVIYTNSLKPNIAVVWSGICNFVGVLMGGIGVAMGIVNLLPVELLVDQNVYHSIAMVLALLFSAIIWNLGTWYFGLPSSSSHTLIGSILGVGLAFSTMGTTGERGGVNWEEAEKIGRALLLSPLIGFSLAIILMFLLRRLVGNKDLFKEPKKNAPPPTWIRSILIVTCTGVSFFHGSNDGQKGVGLIMLILIGITPAYFALNNNIEPTTMRGNLVQISQIINKIDTVGLSDTDRRRISQTKAELTDLQGVINIPLEDGKFKADERLQIRRDLLLINNNVKKLVESEEVGLSATDIATLNTNLNEKAGLRRFTDYAPLWVILMIALSLGLGTMVGWKRIVVTIGEKIGKQHLTYAQGASAELVAATTIALATLYKAPVSTTHMLSSGIAGSMVASKGIKNLQGGTIRNIALAWVMTLPVSILLSFTLYLLFRWILD, from the coding sequence ATGTTCGGATTAGAAACGGATATTTTCATCCTCCTCGCTCTTTGTCTCTTTGCTGCCTGCGCGTTTGAATTTGTAAATGGATTCCACGATACGGCCAATGCCGTCGCTACGGTTATTTATACAAACTCCCTGAAACCCAACATCGCCGTGGTGTGGTCGGGGATCTGCAACTTTGTTGGGGTTTTGATGGGTGGTATCGGCGTTGCCATGGGAATTGTCAACCTGCTGCCGGTCGAATTGCTGGTCGATCAGAACGTTTATCACAGCATAGCGATGGTGCTGGCCCTGCTGTTTAGCGCTATCATCTGGAACCTGGGTACGTGGTATTTTGGTTTGCCCAGTTCCAGTTCGCATACCCTGATCGGTTCCATCCTGGGGGTGGGCCTGGCCTTCTCGACTATGGGCACGACCGGCGAACGGGGGGGCGTCAACTGGGAAGAAGCCGAAAAAATCGGGAGGGCCCTGTTGCTGTCGCCGTTGATTGGTTTCAGTCTTGCCATCATCCTGATGTTTTTGCTGCGCCGGTTGGTGGGCAACAAAGACCTGTTTAAAGAACCCAAGAAAAACGCTCCCCCGCCGACCTGGATTCGCTCGATTCTAATTGTGACTTGTACGGGCGTTAGTTTTTTTCACGGCTCCAACGACGGGCAGAAAGGGGTGGGGCTGATCATGCTGATCCTGATCGGAATTACACCGGCTTATTTTGCTCTAAACAATAACATCGAGCCCACCACCATGCGTGGAAACCTGGTGCAGATTTCCCAGATCATCAATAAAATTGATACCGTTGGCTTATCGGATACCGACCGGCGCCGGATCTCCCAAACCAAAGCGGAACTCACCGATCTTCAGGGAGTCATCAACATCCCGCTGGAAGATGGGAAATTCAAAGCCGATGAACGTTTGCAGATTCGCCGTGACTTGCTGCTGATCAACAACAACGTCAAGAAGTTGGTGGAAAGTGAGGAGGTGGGGTTGAGCGCAACGGATATCGCCACGCTGAATACCAACCTGAACGAGAAAGCGGGTTTGCGCCGGTTTACAGACTACGCTCCGCTTTGGGTCATTCTGATGATTGCGCTGTCGCTCGGCCTGGGAACGATGGTTGGCTGGAAACGGATTGTCGTAACAATTGGTGAGAAAATTGGGAAGCAGCATTTGACCTATGCCCAGGGAGCTTCGGCGGAATTGGTGGCGGCCACGACCATCGCGTTGGCGACGCTGTACAAAGCGCCGGTCAGTACCACCCACATGCTGTCATCCGGGATTGCCGGTAGCATGGTGGCCAGCAAAGGGATCAAAAACCTACAGGGAGGAACCATTCGCAACATTGCACTGGCCTGGGTGATGACGCTACCGGTGTCCATCCTGCTTTCTTTTACGCTTTACCTGCTCTTTCGCTGGATTTTAGACTAA
- a CDS encoding lysophospholipid acyltransferase family protein, producing MDCKPPTQYSFLPKPLNKLDFIGLFDKDPFGNSLFIKRILIAILGWITYFRYTLYNKLNIEGTEYLENLPVNNVIFLSNHQTYFADVIAFYHIFCSVKWGFKNNIVPPLYLLWPRARNYYIAASETMKGGLVPRIFALGGAIQIERSWRSKGQDVNREVDNTANDRIARALEHGWVVSFPQGTTSPYAPIRKGTGHILKTTNPIVIPVVINGFRRAFDKKGLRLKKRNTQLSVRFKPPLEYDAKESIESLVDKVREAIEQELPKEKMTRL from the coding sequence ATGGATTGTAAACCGCCAACGCAATACAGCTTTCTGCCGAAACCGCTCAACAAACTCGATTTTATCGGCCTTTTTGACAAGGATCCTTTCGGCAACTCCCTGTTTATCAAACGGATCTTGATTGCTATTCTGGGCTGGATTACCTATTTCCGGTACACGCTTTACAACAAGCTCAACATCGAAGGCACGGAATATCTGGAGAACCTACCAGTCAACAACGTGATTTTCCTTTCCAACCATCAGACCTATTTTGCCGATGTAATTGCCTTCTACCACATTTTTTGCAGCGTCAAATGGGGATTCAAAAATAATATCGTACCGCCACTGTACCTGCTCTGGCCCCGCGCTCGCAATTACTATATAGCGGCCAGCGAAACCATGAAGGGAGGTCTGGTACCCCGTATTTTTGCCCTGGGAGGAGCCATTCAGATCGAACGGTCGTGGCGGTCGAAAGGCCAGGATGTTAATCGGGAAGTAGATAATACGGCCAATGACCGCATCGCACGAGCGCTCGAACACGGTTGGGTAGTTAGCTTTCCGCAGGGAACCACCAGCCCCTACGCCCCGATCCGAAAGGGTACGGGTCACATTCTGAAAACCACCAACCCAATCGTAATTCCGGTGGTCATTAACGGTTTTCGGCGGGCGTTTGATAAAAAAGGGTTGCGGTTAAAAAAGCGGAATACGCAACTGAGCGTACGCTTTAAACCGCCGTTGGAATACGATGCGAAAGAATCCATCGAATCGCTGGTCGACAAAGTTCGGGAAGCCATCGAGCAGGAGCTTCCCAAAGAAAAAATGACGAGGCTCTAA
- a CDS encoding porin family protein: MKRFTLAGIAALAFLWIQTASAQVQVGFRAGANWGAVSKPEFLDNFSPTFRLSPGLTGAVFVEAPVSERVSIRPEVSYIQKGFLIDEGLKLPLGGWSLPLGARVAYQTRYVELPVLAKINLNEGPVQFYVLAGGAAGYAVNGRIRTRTSGIFRSKPMDVDMNMGLLNYNRWDFSAIGGLGFSAEAGAGKFFVEARYQHGFSRQYDLPFVQLPIRNRGLSASIGYSFAFGQ, encoded by the coding sequence ATGAAACGATTTACACTGGCCGGAATAGCCGCACTTGCCTTTTTATGGATTCAAACTGCATCCGCACAGGTTCAGGTGGGCTTTCGGGCGGGCGCCAACTGGGGCGCAGTTTCCAAACCTGAATTTTTAGATAATTTTTCGCCCACTTTTCGGTTGTCACCCGGTCTGACTGGGGCGGTTTTTGTGGAAGCTCCGGTTAGCGAGCGTGTCAGCATCCGGCCCGAAGTTTCGTATATTCAGAAGGGTTTTTTGATTGACGAAGGCTTGAAGCTTCCGTTGGGCGGCTGGAGTTTGCCGCTCGGTGCCCGGGTTGCCTACCAGACGCGGTACGTGGAGCTGCCGGTTCTGGCCAAAATCAACCTGAACGAAGGGCCGGTCCAGTTTTATGTGCTGGCGGGTGGAGCTGCGGGTTACGCCGTCAACGGACGCATTCGGACCCGAACTAGTGGTATATTCCGGAGCAAACCTATGGATGTAGACATGAACATGGGACTGCTCAATTACAACCGTTGGGATTTTAGCGCCATCGGCGGGCTGGGCTTCAGCGCGGAAGCCGGAGCGGGCAAATTTTTTGTCGAAGCGCGGTACCAACACGGTTTTTCGCGGCAATACGATCTCCCATTTGTTCAGCTTCCGATCCGCAACCGGGGCTTGAGCGCATCGATCGGCTACTCGTTTGCCTTCGGACAATGA
- a CDS encoding DUF3244 domain-containing protein produces MMNLLSNLICTALLSTTSIDPATAPKTLSFDASAYVTVNNQIRLAVEKTSAEPVVVLLRDKNSKVLFQQFVGKKAQKYAVKLDVADLANGTYELEIKSKEGSIRKEVNLDSKPTKAPTRLVVMN; encoded by the coding sequence ATGATGAATTTACTCAGTAACCTGATCTGCACTGCTCTCTTAAGTACAACTTCCATTGACCCGGCTACAGCTCCGAAGACTCTTTCATTCGATGCCAGCGCCTATGTAACCGTCAATAACCAGATTCGGCTGGCGGTCGAAAAAACATCGGCGGAGCCCGTTGTCGTCCTGTTGCGTGATAAAAACAGCAAGGTTCTTTTCCAGCAATTTGTTGGTAAGAAAGCCCAGAAATACGCCGTTAAACTGGACGTTGCCGATTTGGCCAACGGAACCTACGAACTGGAAATAAAATCAAAAGAGGGCAGCATCCGGAAAGAAGTGAATCTGGACTCAAAACCCACAAAAGCGCCCACGCGTCTGGTCGTCATGAACTAA
- a CDS encoding aldo/keto reductase translates to MKYNLLGNTGLLVSELCLGTMTFGGKGMWTAIGQLDQDPVDQLVKRSVDAGINFIDTANVYSEGLSEELTGQAIHNLGIKRDELVIATKVRGKMGEGPNQIGLSRKHILQQAEESLHRLKTDYIDLYQIHGFDFLTPLEETLRALDDLVRSGKVRYIGASNLAAWQLMKALSYSEHKDLAKFVSLQAYYTVAGRDLEREIVPLLLDQKVGLMVWSPLAGGFLSGKYGRNKNPEDARRANFDFPPVDKEKAFNILDVIEPIAAEKGVSVAQVALAWLLHQPAVTTVIIGAKKPEQLEDNLKAVEVVLTTDELAKLDEVSKLAPEYPGWMVERQMGDRKKYIA, encoded by the coding sequence ATGAAGTATAACCTCTTAGGCAATACGGGCCTACTGGTTTCTGAACTCTGCCTCGGCACCATGACGTTCGGCGGAAAAGGCATGTGGACGGCCATTGGTCAACTGGACCAGGATCCCGTCGATCAACTGGTGAAACGCTCCGTCGACGCCGGGATTAATTTCATTGACACGGCGAATGTGTATTCGGAAGGTTTGTCGGAAGAACTGACCGGCCAGGCCATTCATAACCTGGGTATCAAGCGCGACGAACTGGTGATTGCGACTAAGGTGCGGGGAAAAATGGGGGAAGGCCCGAACCAGATCGGCTTGAGCCGGAAACACATTCTGCAACAGGCGGAAGAAAGCCTGCACCGGCTGAAAACCGACTACATTGACCTGTACCAGATTCACGGATTTGACTTTCTGACTCCGCTGGAAGAAACGCTCCGGGCGCTGGACGACCTGGTTCGCAGCGGAAAAGTGCGCTACATTGGAGCCAGCAACCTGGCGGCCTGGCAATTGATGAAAGCCCTCTCGTATTCCGAACACAAGGATTTAGCCAAATTTGTTTCGCTGCAAGCGTACTACACGGTTGCGGGTCGCGATCTGGAGCGCGAAATCGTACCCCTGCTGCTGGATCAGAAGGTGGGTCTGATGGTGTGGAGTCCGCTGGCGGGCGGTTTTTTAAGCGGCAAATACGGTCGTAACAAGAATCCGGAAGATGCCCGCCGGGCCAATTTTGATTTCCCGCCTGTTGATAAGGAAAAAGCCTTCAACATTCTGGACGTTATCGAACCAATTGCCGCCGAAAAAGGCGTTTCAGTGGCTCAGGTGGCGCTGGCCTGGCTCCTGCACCAACCCGCCGTTACTACGGTAATTATCGGCGCCAAAAAACCAGAACAACTCGAAGACAACTTGAAAGCCGTCGAGGTGGTGCTAACGACCGATGAACTGGCAAAACTGGATGAAGTCAGCAAACTGGCTCCGGAATATCCGGGCTGGATGGTCGAACGCCAGATGGGCGACCGAAAGAAATACATTGCCTAA
- a CDS encoding glycosyl hydrolase family 95 catalytic domain-containing protein: MTANAISVKRFQQILAGVACVFFLTRPPAIAQSLQAGPYDLQFSLLPTRWDEALPLGNGILGTLIWQKDNRLRFSLDRADLWDLRPMKGLDRPEFSYRWVQGQVMKKDYKIVQEYFDKPYDQEPGPTKIPGAALEFDTKGWGAVQSARLLIRDAVAEVKWKNGTVLRSFVHATEPIGWFRFENLPARFTPNLIPPAYGKPIQEKAENAVVDGDDLVRLGYAQGTVSQQNNKITYHQTGWGDFSYDVTVQWTQKGKTVEGTWTITSDYPQKKKTLVPIKPVGRTYAGDLATHRDWWQRFWSKSSLHVPDPVLLKQWYLETYKFGATARADAPPISLQAVWTADNGRIPPWKGDYHHDLNTQLSYWPSYSGNHLEESLGYLNHLEENLPTYRDYTKRYFNTDGIAVPGVTTLTGKEMGGWIQYSLSPTVSAWLAHHYYLQWRYSQDANFLRQRAYPWLKGVAQHLEQLTVLDENGKRKLPISSSPEINDNKLTAWFTTNTNYDLALMKFVFKAASDMAKALGNDADASHWQAVQNQWSDFAISDQNELMFAASLPYNQSHRHFSHTMAIHPLGLIRWEDGEAAQQIIRNSLALLDRIGPDWWCGYSYAWLGSLKARAKDGNGAREALNTFATAFCSPNSFHLNGDQTKSGKSKFTYRPFTLEGNFAFAAGLQEMLIQSYAGFIEVFPAIPANWADVAFTDLRTEGAFLVSAQRRAGAVTAITVKAEKGGSTRLKLPFQNYGTQSPKQATVEPAEVGFVTVKLQPGGSVTLISR, encoded by the coding sequence ATGACCGCCAACGCCATCAGTGTGAAGCGATTCCAGCAAATTCTGGCCGGAGTCGCCTGCGTTTTTTTTCTGACCCGCCCGCCCGCCATCGCCCAGTCGCTCCAGGCCGGTCCGTATGATCTGCAATTCAGCCTGCTACCCACCCGCTGGGACGAAGCCCTGCCGCTGGGAAACGGCATTTTGGGAACCTTAATCTGGCAGAAAGACAACCGCTTACGGTTCTCGCTCGACCGGGCCGATCTGTGGGACCTGCGCCCGATGAAAGGACTCGACCGCCCCGAATTCAGTTACCGCTGGGTGCAGGGTCAGGTAATGAAAAAAGACTACAAAATTGTTCAGGAATATTTCGATAAACCGTACGATCAGGAGCCCGGTCCGACCAAAATTCCGGGGGCGGCTTTGGAGTTCGACACCAAGGGTTGGGGTGCGGTCCAGTCGGCGAGGCTGTTGATCCGGGATGCCGTGGCGGAAGTGAAATGGAAGAACGGCACGGTTTTGCGCTCGTTCGTGCACGCAACGGAACCCATCGGCTGGTTTCGCTTTGAAAACCTCCCGGCCCGCTTCACGCCCAACCTGATTCCGCCCGCCTACGGGAAACCCATTCAGGAGAAAGCCGAAAATGCCGTTGTCGATGGCGACGATCTGGTCCGGCTGGGATACGCGCAGGGAACGGTTTCGCAGCAAAACAACAAAATCACTTACCACCAGACCGGCTGGGGCGATTTTTCGTACGACGTAACGGTGCAGTGGACGCAGAAAGGCAAAACCGTTGAGGGCACCTGGACCATCACATCTGACTATCCGCAGAAAAAGAAAACGCTGGTTCCCATCAAACCCGTTGGCCGGACGTATGCCGGTGATTTGGCTACGCACCGCGACTGGTGGCAGCGGTTCTGGTCCAAATCGTCGCTGCACGTGCCCGACCCGGTACTTTTAAAGCAGTGGTACCTGGAAACGTATAAGTTTGGGGCCACCGCCCGTGCCGATGCCCCGCCGATTTCCCTGCAAGCCGTCTGGACCGCCGACAACGGCCGGATTCCGCCCTGGAAAGGCGATTACCACCACGATCTGAATACGCAGCTCAGTTACTGGCCGAGCTACAGCGGTAACCATCTGGAAGAAAGCCTGGGCTACCTCAATCACCTGGAAGAAAACTTGCCCACTTACCGCGATTACACCAAACGGTATTTCAACACGGACGGCATTGCGGTTCCCGGCGTTACGACCCTGACGGGCAAAGAAATGGGCGGCTGGATTCAATATTCGCTTTCGCCCACGGTTTCGGCCTGGCTGGCGCACCACTATTATTTGCAGTGGCGGTATAGCCAGGATGCGAATTTTCTGCGCCAGCGTGCCTATCCCTGGCTGAAAGGCGTAGCGCAGCATCTGGAACAACTGACGGTTCTGGATGAAAACGGCAAACGGAAACTGCCCATCAGTTCCAGCCCGGAGATCAATGACAACAAACTAACAGCCTGGTTTACGACTAATACCAACTACGATCTGGCCCTGATGAAGTTTGTGTTTAAAGCCGCTTCCGACATGGCGAAGGCCCTGGGCAACGATGCAGACGCCAGCCACTGGCAGGCCGTTCAAAACCAGTGGAGCGATTTTGCCATAAGCGATCAAAATGAACTGATGTTTGCCGCCAGTCTGCCTTACAACCAGTCGCACCGGCATTTTTCGCATACAATGGCCATTCATCCGCTGGGTCTGATTCGGTGGGAAGACGGGGAAGCCGCGCAGCAGATCATCCGGAATTCGCTGGCCCTGCTCGACCGCATCGGACCGGATTGGTGGTGTGGTTACTCCTACGCCTGGCTGGGCAGCCTGAAAGCGCGGGCCAAAGACGGCAACGGGGCCCGCGAAGCGCTAAACACGTTTGCGACGGCCTTCTGCTCGCCAAACTCATTCCACCTGAACGGCGATCAAACCAAATCCGGGAAGTCGAAGTTTACGTACCGGCCGTTTACGCTGGAAGGTAATTTTGCGTTTGCCGCCGGTTTGCAGGAAATGCTGATTCAGAGTTACGCCGGTTTCATCGAAGTGTTTCCGGCCATTCCGGCTAATTGGGCCGACGTTGCGTTTACGGATTTGCGAACGGAAGGCGCTTTTTTGGTCAGCGCCCAACGACGCGCCGGGGCCGTAACGGCGATCACGGTAAAGGCGGAAAAAGGCGGTTCTACCCGGCTGAAATTACCTTTTCAGAACTACGGTACTCAATCTCCGAAACAGGCCACTGTTGAACCCGCCGAAGTCGGTTTTGTGACCGTCAAACTACAGCCCGGTGGCTCAGTGACGCTGATCAGTCGATAG
- a CDS encoding DUF6265 family protein, which translates to MTPTVFAQKGSLSDVAFMEGRWRGTFNGGPIDAAWSAPEGDNLPGFMRMMKDNKVTMYEMLIFEQTEQGPIVLVKHFKPGLIGSEEKDQSDRYSFIEAKKNQALFEKSDGQVRIIYEKRSDNQLVIQRGKKEGDKWTFVDLFVFNRVK; encoded by the coding sequence ATGACCCCGACGGTTTTTGCCCAAAAAGGGTCTTTGTCCGACGTAGCTTTTATGGAAGGCCGCTGGCGGGGCACATTCAACGGCGGGCCGATTGATGCCGCCTGGTCCGCTCCGGAAGGCGACAACCTGCCCGGTTTCATGCGCATGATGAAAGACAACAAGGTAACGATGTACGAAATGCTGATTTTCGAACAAACCGAGCAGGGGCCCATTGTCCTCGTCAAACACTTCAAACCCGGTTTGATCGGTTCGGAGGAGAAAGACCAGTCGGACCGGTATTCGTTTATCGAAGCCAAGAAAAACCAGGCGTTGTTTGAAAAATCGGATGGTCAGGTCCGGATTATTTACGAAAAACGTTCAGACAACCAGCTTGTCATTCAGCGCGGCAAAAAAGAAGGTGACAAATGGACGTTCGTCGATTTGTTTGTGTTCAACCGCGTTAAATAA
- a CDS encoding glycosyltransferase family 2 protein → MQDCSIVVVTRNRVDTLLWTLDKLSRLPEKPPLIVVDNASTDGTPERVRQHFPEVTVVALSENRACSARNEGVRIAQTPLVSFCDDDSFWEPGALTKAVAYFKHYPHLGVLAGKVLVNEEETVDPVCDAMQNSPLTDPRPLPGPAILGFVCCAVVVRKTAFLEVGGFHRRFAIAGEERMFSVDMRTHGWSLAYADDMVAHHYPSQQRNYSFRQQNITRDTLWYYWLRRPWYYALRHTLLIHRASRSDADVRRGYRTALKALPSILKNRRVVPPAVEEQILKIESFY, encoded by the coding sequence ATGCAAGATTGCTCCATTGTTGTGGTTACCCGCAACCGAGTTGATACCCTCCTTTGGACCCTGGATAAATTAAGCCGACTTCCCGAAAAACCGCCGTTGATTGTGGTTGACAATGCTTCTACCGATGGCACGCCCGAGCGGGTCAGACAGCACTTTCCGGAAGTTACCGTCGTAGCTTTGTCGGAAAATCGGGCCTGTTCCGCCCGCAACGAAGGGGTCCGGATAGCCCAGACACCCCTGGTGTCATTCTGCGATGACGATTCCTTCTGGGAGCCGGGTGCCCTGACCAAAGCCGTTGCTTATTTCAAACACTATCCGCACCTGGGCGTGCTGGCGGGTAAGGTTTTGGTTAATGAGGAAGAAACCGTGGATCCCGTTTGTGATGCTATGCAGAACAGCCCGCTAACGGACCCGCGCCCGCTTCCCGGACCGGCTATTCTGGGATTTGTGTGTTGCGCCGTGGTGGTACGGAAGACGGCTTTTCTGGAAGTAGGCGGCTTTCACCGGCGGTTTGCCATCGCGGGTGAAGAACGAATGTTTTCGGTGGATATGCGGACCCACGGCTGGAGCCTGGCGTACGCTGACGATATGGTCGCTCACCACTACCCTTCCCAACAGCGCAATTACTCGTTTCGGCAACAGAACATTACCCGCGATACGCTTTGGTACTACTGGCTGCGTCGGCCGTGGTACTACGCCCTGCGCCATACCCTGCTGATTCACCGCGCCAGCCGGTCGGACGCCGACGTGCGCAGAGGATACCGCACGGCTTTGAAGGCTCTCCCCTCTATCCTAAAAAATCGGCGGGTCGTTCCACCCGCCGTTGAAGAGCAAATTCTGAAAATCGAGAGTTTTTACTAA
- a CDS encoding MBL fold metallo-hydrolase, with the protein MKKVIKRMALVVVSLLLVLILAVVAFVNLSPQFGANATGERLKRMQASPNYKDGTFQNLVPTSIDMSAGKMVSATWKMLTGVPGAEPTDTIQTVPFDAALFAGNGGPEQVAISWFGHSSLLIRIQGKTLLTDPVFSERASFASFSGPKRFLYNHYMDVDELPAVDAVILSHDHYDHLDYGTFIRLKSKVKHFFVPLGVGAHLEKWGVSLAQVTELDWHESAKLGDLTLVCAPARHFSGRGLTNRNGTLWCSWALLGTQKRVYYGGDTGYYPGLKTVGEKYGPFDIALLECGAYNEDWIDIHMMPEQTAQAQLDVKADVLIPIHWGKFNLALHTWRDPIQRLLKRSAELGTKVATPRIGEVVVLGTALPVTPWWGAD; encoded by the coding sequence ATGAAAAAAGTCATCAAAAGAATGGCCCTTGTTGTTGTTTCGCTCCTACTTGTCCTGATCCTCGCCGTTGTTGCCTTCGTCAATTTATCTCCCCAGTTCGGGGCCAACGCAACGGGCGAGCGCTTGAAACGAATGCAGGCTTCCCCCAATTACAAAGACGGCACGTTTCAGAATCTGGTGCCGACCAGCATTGATATGTCGGCGGGCAAGATGGTTTCCGCAACCTGGAAAATGCTGACCGGCGTACCGGGTGCCGAGCCGACCGATACCATTCAAACCGTACCTTTCGACGCTGCGCTTTTTGCGGGAAACGGCGGACCGGAACAGGTGGCTATCAGTTGGTTCGGGCATTCATCGCTGTTGATTCGGATTCAGGGAAAAACGTTGCTGACCGATCCGGTGTTTAGCGAACGGGCTTCGTTTGCGTCTTTCAGCGGACCCAAACGGTTTCTGTACAATCACTACATGGACGTGGATGAATTACCAGCGGTTGACGCCGTGATCCTGTCGCACGATCACTACGACCATCTGGACTATGGAACGTTTATCCGACTGAAAAGTAAGGTAAAGCATTTTTTTGTGCCGCTGGGTGTGGGTGCTCACCTGGAAAAGTGGGGCGTTTCACTGGCCCAGGTTACGGAACTGGATTGGCATGAATCCGCCAAATTGGGCGATCTGACGCTGGTTTGTGCCCCGGCCCGGCACTTTTCCGGCCGTGGCCTGACCAACCGGAACGGAACGCTCTGGTGCTCGTGGGCTCTGCTCGGAACCCAGAAACGAGTTTACTATGGTGGTGACACCGGTTACTATCCGGGCCTGAAAACCGTCGGTGAGAAATACGGGCCGTTCGATATCGCGCTGCTGGAGTGCGGGGCTTACAACGAAGACTGGATCGACATTCACATGATGCCCGAACAAACGGCTCAGGCCCAGCTCGATGTAAAAGCCGATGTACTCATCCCGATTCACTGGGGTAAATTTAACCTGGCTCTGCACACCTGGCGCGACCCGATTCAGCGGCTACTCAAACGGTCGGCGGAACTGGGCACCAAAGTCGCCACTCCCCGGATTGGTGAAGTGGTGGTATTGGGAACAGCGCTTCCGGTCACACCCTGGTGGGGAGCAGACTGA
- a CDS encoding class I SAM-dependent methyltransferase, translating to MKTLIKALLHSIPYIRNMRLQLERYQTMYPPGHYYSPIVDARELAPIRTIIFSRKSRPIEGIDLGRHAQFQLLQAFAWHYYDSVPFPADQQSDFRYYFENDLFSYGDAIILHSMLRHFRPRRIIEAGSGFSSAVMLDTSELFLDNALTLTCIDPNPERLHSLLRREDKKNLTVLETKLQVVPLETFDTLAENDIFFVDSTHVAKTGSDVNYIFFEILPRLKSGVLIHFHDIFYPFEYPEEWVLGWKGFGWNESYMLRNFMMYNACFEIVFFNSFMHQHYGTWISENMPLCTYNPGGSIWLRKK from the coding sequence ATGAAAACCCTGATTAAAGCCCTGCTACATTCCATTCCGTACATCAGAAATATGCGGCTTCAACTGGAGCGCTATCAGACCATGTATCCTCCCGGCCATTATTACAGCCCCATTGTGGATGCCAGGGAGCTGGCTCCGATACGGACAATCATTTTTTCGAGAAAATCCCGGCCCATTGAAGGCATCGACTTGGGCAGGCACGCGCAGTTTCAGCTTCTGCAGGCCTTCGCGTGGCATTACTATGATAGCGTTCCCTTCCCGGCGGACCAACAATCTGATTTTCGGTACTACTTCGAAAATGACCTCTTCAGCTACGGAGATGCCATCATTCTGCATTCTATGCTGCGCCATTTCCGCCCCCGCCGTATTATTGAAGCCGGATCGGGTTTTAGCTCAGCGGTTATGCTGGACACCAGCGAGTTGTTCTTAGATAACGCTCTCACGCTGACCTGCATAGACCCCAATCCGGAACGGCTGCACAGTTTACTCCGCCGTGAAGACAAAAAAAATCTGACGGTGTTGGAAACGAAACTCCAGGTGGTTCCGCTGGAAACGTTTGACACGCTGGCCGAAAATGACATCTTTTTTGTAGACTCCACCCACGTCGCCAAAACTGGCAGCGATGTCAATTACATCTTTTTTGAAATTCTACCCCGGCTGAAAAGCGGAGTGCTTATTCACTTTCACGACATCTTCTACCCGTTTGAATACCCGGAAGAATGGGTGCTGGGCTGGAAAGGGTTCGGCTGGAACGAAAGTTACATGCTGCGCAACTTCATGATGTATAACGCGTGTTTCGAAATTGTCTTTTTCAATTCGTTCATGCACCAGCACTACGGCACCTGGATTTCGGAAAACATGCCCCTTTGCACCTACAATCCGGGCGGAAGCATTTGGCTGAGGAAGAAGTAG